From Roseburia hominis, the proteins below share one genomic window:
- a CDS encoding zinc dependent phospholipase C family protein: MPAQYAHDRFGALTARQLTGDLKEIVRKYYPQFRIGLQGPDIFFFYRAYKDNRVVRYGNHLHHVSALPFFRHARKVAAKYGRDSHQYAYLLGFICHYILDSECHPYVAEMMEKTGVAHLEIEGEFEKFLLYMDGKNAVSYPLARLIPTDDDTVEAIRPFYNDIHPKIVKRSLKDMKLVRRVFRAPCPVKQWFLNTAMKIVGKYDTYKGLMLQRKDNHKCDEAVSGLFDRLVNAVPVAARMIASFDESLQTGKDLDERFDRTFE, encoded by the coding sequence ATGCCAGCACAATATGCGCATGACCGTTTCGGGGCTTTGACAGCCCGGCAGCTGACGGGAGATCTAAAAGAGATCGTCAGAAAATACTATCCGCAATTCAGGATCGGACTTCAGGGGCCGGATATCTTCTTTTTCTACCGCGCCTACAAGGATAACCGCGTGGTGCGCTACGGAAATCACCTGCACCACGTATCCGCTCTTCCTTTTTTCAGGCACGCACGCAAAGTCGCAGCCAAATACGGGCGCGACAGCCATCAGTACGCCTACCTTCTGGGCTTCATCTGTCACTATATTCTAGACAGCGAATGCCACCCGTATGTGGCGGAGATGATGGAGAAAACCGGGGTCGCACATCTGGAAATCGAGGGAGAATTCGAAAAATTCCTGCTGTATATGGATGGCAAGAACGCCGTTTCCTACCCCTTGGCCCGGCTTATACCTACCGACGACGATACCGTGGAGGCGATTCGCCCGTTTTACAATGATATTCACCCCAAAATCGTAAAGAGATCCCTCAAGGATATGAAGCTGGTCCGCAGGGTCTTTCGTGCTCCCTGCCCGGTGAAGCAATGGTTCCTGAACACAGCCATGAAAATCGTCGGAAAATATGATACGTATAAAGGGCTGATGCTCCAGCGCAAGGACAACCATAAATGCGATGAGGCCGTCTCCGGTCTTTTTGACCGCCTGGTCAACGCGGTGCCGGTCGCTGCGCGCATGATAGCCAGCTTTGATGAAAGTCTACAAACAGGAAAGGATTTGGACGAGCGCTTTGACCGCACGTTTGAATAG
- a CDS encoding MFS transporter, translating to MENNKLTKLEKYWILYDVGNSAFILLVSTIIPIYFNYLAGNAGISEVDYLAYWGYAASVSTVLVAIIGPVLGSIADTRNFKKPLFTISMMVGVLGCAALSFPKSWILFLAVFVVAKVGYNSSLIFYDSMLTDVTTAEKMDTVSSHGYAWGYIGSCVPFIISLIGVLMYDKIGITMSAAMMFAFFLNAAWWLIVTIPLLKNYEQTYYVEMPKHPIRGSFSRLGATLKDIRGQKNIFMYLLAFFFFIDGVYTIIEMATAYGSALGLDTQGLLLALLVTQIVAFPCALAFSRFSKKYETDSLIKVCIIAYTGIALFAIQLDKQWEFWLLAVLVGMFQGAIQALSRSYFAKIIPPEKSGEYFGIYDICGKGASFLGTTLVGVVAQITGVANAGVAIISVMFIIGFVLFGKAARLNRERK from the coding sequence ATGGAGAATAATAAACTGACCAAACTGGAAAAATACTGGATACTTTATGATGTAGGAAACTCGGCATTTATTCTGCTGGTGTCCACCATCATTCCCATCTACTTTAATTACCTCGCAGGAAACGCCGGAATCTCAGAGGTGGATTATCTGGCGTATTGGGGATATGCGGCCTCCGTTTCCACCGTGCTGGTGGCGATCATCGGTCCGGTGCTCGGCTCGATCGCAGACACCCGGAATTTCAAAAAGCCTCTGTTCACCATCTCCATGATGGTCGGAGTACTGGGCTGTGCCGCCCTGTCCTTCCCCAAATCATGGATCCTGTTTCTCGCCGTATTCGTAGTTGCCAAGGTGGGCTACAATTCCAGCCTGATATTCTATGATTCTATGCTGACAGACGTGACCACGGCGGAGAAAATGGACACGGTCTCCTCCCACGGCTACGCCTGGGGTTATATCGGAAGCTGCGTTCCTTTTATCATCTCTCTGATCGGAGTTCTGATGTACGACAAAATCGGCATTACCATGTCTGCGGCTATGATGTTCGCCTTTTTCCTGAACGCGGCGTGGTGGCTGATCGTGACCATTCCCCTTCTTAAGAATTACGAGCAGACCTATTATGTGGAAATGCCAAAGCACCCGATTCGCGGCAGTTTCTCCCGCCTGGGCGCAACACTTAAGGATATCAGGGGACAAAAAAATATTTTTATGTACTTGCTGGCATTTTTCTTCTTTATCGACGGCGTTTATACCATTATTGAAATGGCGACCGCATACGGAAGCGCGCTGGGGCTTGACACACAGGGACTTCTGCTGGCGCTCCTCGTGACGCAGATCGTTGCCTTCCCCTGCGCACTTGCATTTTCCAGGTTCTCCAAAAAATACGAGACGGACTCGCTGATCAAGGTCTGTATCATCGCCTACACGGGAATTGCACTGTTTGCCATTCAGCTTGACAAACAGTGGGAATTCTGGCTGCTCGCCGTCCTCGTGGGCATGTTCCAGGGCGCGATCCAGGCACTTTCCCGCTCCTATTTTGCCAAGATCATTCCTCCGGAAAAATCCGGGGAATATTTCGGAATCTATGATATCTGCGGTAAGGGCGCATCTTTCCTTGGCACTACCTTAGTCGGCGTGGTCGCTCAGATCACCGGAGTTGCCAATGCGGGAGTCGCCATCATCTCCGTGATGTTCATCATTGGATTTGTGCTGTTTGGTAAAGCGGCACGGCTGAACAGGGAGCGAAAGTAG